The window ATCTTGGCAGCAGAGATGAGCATATCTTTACTCCCTCTGCAATATCATATAACAGAACACTTTCAAACCCTCAGACTTCATTTTTAAAAGAgttaaatgtaaaagtaaatctctttttctttaaagtGAATATGAGTTTGTCTGTAACCCCTCACAAATTTTTGTATAAAAGAGATGACATGTGtcttatttttgaatattttacaaaaaatttatatatgaaacttactaatctaactatttttttttacaacttatttatattacaTCACCAATCACCAATCACCAATCACCAATGATCATGGTCTTATATCGGCGACTTATTAATCTAACAACTTATTTAtacaacaaataataaataaactattattttaacataaacaataactctTTATATTACAATCACCAATGATCATGGTCTTATGCCGCCATCCTTAAccgataatttttttttataaatatattgatctttaaaactaaaatatttgaCTTAATTGAACTTAAATATTCTAAAAACTAGTTTTTAAGCCCGTCCGTTAGACGGgtagtttcaaaatataaaaaaaaaatagttgtaaTTTCCCTAGTTGGTTTGTAACTGATATATTCATAACATAGACTAATTGACAGGATATAATAAGTTTCTAGACATAAACCAAACTTTATAGAACACAAAAACTATATAGTGAAATGATGATAAAATAGATTGCATAAAATCCAAACATAAAAAGAcctaaaatagaaaacaaataatatttctaacaaaTAAAGTTGTCAAAGACCCTGAAGAACTTCTTTGTAGACAACGTTTGTGGTATGGTTCATAGGATGACCTTCTTCATCACATATAAGCACCTTCAAACCTTGTCTACTCTTGACCCTAGACAGTGCGACGTAAAGCTTCCCATGCGTGAAAACCGGTTTGGGCAAATAGAGGCCAACCATCCCCAACGATTGTTCTTGACTTTTGTTAATAGTCATTGCAAAACAAACTCAAAGAGGAAACTATCGTCGTTGAAATTGAAAAGGCATTTTCTTATCAGAACTTGTCAATTTCATACGGGGAATATAGGTGATAAGGCCAACATGACTTCCAGAAATAACAGTCGCCTCAATAACATGTTCACAGAGCCGTTTAACCTGCAATCGAGTACCATTACCAAGACCTTGTTGTTGATCCACATTTCTAAGTAGCATGACAGGTGCGCCCTCTCTCAAAGTTAATTTATGATTTGGAAGACCAGAAATTTTTATTCGGTTTAAAAAGTCTGGAGAGTATAAGTCTGGGCTCATATTGGGATTTAAATCAGATTGACAAATAGTATCAGAACTTAGGTAAACCCTTTCGGCACCAGGAAGAGTATTCAACATCCTATCATTAATGAGGTTGACGGTATCATGTGTCGGCGCAAGTATTGCTCTGTCTTCAAAGTAGTTCTTCTCATATAATCGAGCAATGTAATCTGGATACACGCACTTGATAATGTCACTTACCGGGTCTTGCTCAGATTTAATAAAAAGGTTCTCTGGTATGGGTATATCAACCTCACCGTCATTCGGTTCGCAAAGACGACCATTACCAACTTTAATTATCCAATCGGCAAACTCTTTGATCTCTTCTTGCTGTGTTCGGTTTGACCCCTGCTGTAGTCTCATGATAACAGTAAGCTTGAGTACTATAGAATACTGCCATATATATGAAGATATGAGTGACGCATTTACAATCTCACTCCTCGAACCACCAGGCACAACGGGAAGAATCTGACGAAAATCACCACCGAAAACAATCACCTTTCCACCAAATGGCATGTTGTTTTTAAGTATGTCTCTAAAGGTTCTATCAAGAGACTCGAAAGAATGCCTATGGATCATAGGAGCTTCGTCCCAAATAATTAGGCTTGTTTGCGTTACCAAATCAGCCAACCAACTACCGGGCAAAATGTGACAAACCGAATCTTCATTGATATTAATTGGAATTGCAAACCTTGAATGAGGAGTCCTACCACCATTGAGCAAGAGAGAAGCGATACCACTGGAAGCAACATTGAGGACAATTTTTCCTTTAGACCGTAATGCGGCTGATAAAGTTTTCCAAAGAAAGGTCTTCCCGGTTCCTCCATATCCATAAAGAAAAAATACACCACCCTTTTTTGCATGGACAGCATTCAGGATGGTATCATACACTTCTTTCTGTTCGGCTGTTAAAGATTTACAAAGCCGGTCATGCTCTGCCGTCATTACAGATCTACTATACATCAATTCATCTTGGATAAGTCTGTTTGTAGAACCGTCAAACAACTCAGCGTCAATGGGGAAAGGCATGTGTTCGTAGTTCTTAGTGTCGTCCCATTGCTTTGCAATATATTTTCAATCTCCTTGAGAGCTAAGTTAAGCAGCTGATCAGCATCAAGCACCAAGTCTACATATATTTAAAGTAAAAAGTatcaataaataagtaaattttGAGAAGTCAATTAAACAAAACGTCATACATACTTGCTTAAGTTAAAGGTAAGAAGTAAAAAATTCTTCGTATTTAATATGAGGtactatataaaagaaaagtaaCTAACAACATCGAGTTATTTAGTAAACGTATAAGAAACAAATAGAAATTGAGGTTAACAATTAAGTATAAGATGATACCAGGCCAATTATGGATTAAATGTGCCTTGTGAAGAATTCCTTCTGTAAGCGGTTCTTTAGTTTCATTCCAAACATTATGAGGCTCGGCGAGACTATCAGTGATAAGTGATAATCATTGTGGCAAACAAAGTTCTAAAATAACCCCCTGAAGCATACTCCTTTGCTTCTTTGATTGCTTCAATGTACTCTCTGTCGTCATTTAGTAAACCAAGAGCAAAGCAAGCATCTTTGTAGGTTTCGTGCACCCTGCCATTGACCCTTTTAATATCCTCATAAGATTTTGGTCCCTTTACCTTGTTCAAAAGAATGCGAAGATAATAAAGAGGACCTGCAGCTGGAGAACAATGATGAAGTCGGCCAACACTTGGAGGCCCTTTCCCCGGTGTCCATTTATTTAACTCACCATTCCACACAAAGGATTCTGGCATCTCAACATAGGACTTTTCACGTGCCTCCGAGTAATTTTTATTGCATTCAAACCAACCGAGGAAGATAGATGCATTAACAGATGGTTTGTTTGGCACATCTTCAAGGCAAACATCTTCATCCCATGTAACACTCTGTTCTCCCTCACAATGATAGGGAAGTCTCATTACAGCCGGCTTTCGATAATGAATATCAAAGGCAAAAATCCTCCATACAGCCTCACATGATGAAATGTAGCGACAATCATAGAAAAGGCTTATTTCATCAACATCACCTTTACTAATACCAAGTGTAGCTCTATCATTACCCTTATTGATGTACTTAAATAGATACTTTATAGAACCTACATggttacaccactcgacgttgATATGGGCCTCATATCTTTTCAAGAGGAAAGAATTGTAACCCACAACAAATCTATTGTCCAAGGGAATCTTACCTTTGTAATATACTCTTCCATCCTTGCGCCTTTTATATATGGGATAACCATCATCATCGATTCTGGTTTGATCATTGTAATCCTTTGGGAAGTGTTTCGTACAAATGCCTTTTACAGTGCATGGGGCATCTATGTTCGCTTTACCACATGGACCATGCATCATGAACTCCGTCACAAGCTTGTACAACTTAGGATCAGCCTTCTCGTCCGGAAGCTCTGCAGATATAACCCTATCAATATGTTCTAGAGTTGACAATTTGTATTGTTGGTCCAAGAAAACACAAATATGACTATGTGGAAGACCTCTCTTTTGAAATTCATCAGTGTAAACAACTGCACATTAAGAAAATTTTTCATTtggcattatatatatatatagcaacagATAAACCTAATAAGAAATCCAAAAGATAGTACATCAAAATAATTGTAGTATCTTACTTGCTACAGTTTCcccaaaaatcttttcttttgtgATGTCTTTAATGAACTGTTCAAGTTTAATTTTGAACATCCTTGATATAGTTGTTGGCTTGTCTTCAGGTTTTAAACTAACAGACCTTTTGAGCTGCCTACGGATTCCAGGCCATTTTGGGCTACACGTGAATGTTAAGAAAAGATCTGGATATCCAAATGCCTTGACCAATGCCATTGCATCAAGGTAATTTTGAACCATGTATCTCTGCCCCCCTTACAAATTATacgtaaaagaaataaaaaacaatggAGACATATTAGTTAATAATTAAGCAGAATAAATAATAAAGGTCAGTTATCTGATATAGGATATAAAACCTGTAAAAGACGAAGGTAAGACCGTGCGTTTTCCAACAGAGGAGCTATCTGTAGTTCCAGCATTAACCACCTGTTTTACAGCAGACAAAGGAGCACTTCTAAATTTCTTTTGATGACTTCGAAAGTATGACATTCTCTCTGCCTCAATCATTGTATAAGTATCGACTAAATACTGCTGATACAGTTTTCCTGAATTGAGTAACAGTGAAAATCCTTCGTCTCTTTCCTGAATCTTGTATGCAACAAATTGACGCATAGTCACTCGTGATCTGGTAGTGATGGATGTACCATCCTCCTGAACCTCTCTGTGTGGTATATCTATTCTGTAACCGTCTTCAGCATATGGTAGCAATAACGGGTACTGCAGAGCAAGATAAGAAGGATGTAACTCGCTAATTCTTCTGAGCTGGCCGCATTGTTTTTGAATAATGATATCCCTTTTATCAAATGTTGTGCCGATGTCACCTACAATTAAAGCAGCAACCTCGTCGGCTGTAGGTAGATCATACTGTCGGCCATCTTTATTCCTGCGACCAATTAAGCGTAAAGTGAAGTTCTCTTGATTGTCTTGTTGAAACCTGTCACGGGCCATTCTATACTGCTTCACCAATGGATTATGTTCATCAAGCATAACTTGAATTTGTTTTGCAAGTGAGTCATCCAACTTAGAGTTCTTTGTTGTTAGTGTGGAAGAACCATGTTTGGAActtgaaagaagaaaaagatacattaataacatattttataagAAATAATGTATCTGATCAGATTATACAAAGCTTGAGAAAGTTAAAGATTTGTGTAAATAATGATACCTCAAAGCTGTTTTGCGATGGGCTAACTCGTTAGCTGTATCAAAAATATACAACTGACCAAATTTGGGGATACAACCTTCTTCAGGAACTAACCCTCCTATTCTGTGGGAATTCTGACCACTGATTCGAAAACAATACGGACCACTTCCTCTATTAACACTGTGGTCGACTTTACCACCCATTGATGTAAAAGAAAACATCATGTTATAAGCACGTATATTTTCTATGAAGTTTTTGCTCAAAGGGTGGTTATGACTAAGGAGGTCAACTAACCGTTGAGGAGGTTGTTTCGACATGGTTGGAAGCTGCACTTTACCATGACGACAACATAAGGAATAGCCTTGTCGTTTTTTATGAGTGCCACCTATAAGTGTCATTGTACCACATATAAGCTCCACACATCGAGCACTTATAAATAGGATCACCATGGTCGAGATATTCTACAGATATAACAATAGAAGATGGATAACTTATTAGTAGTtggtatatattaaaaaaaatgtttcaaaataGAAGAGGTACGCTCGTTATAAAGGAAAAGTATCAACGTCAAGTATAATAATACCTTCTGATCGAAATTCCTTCTATaacgtcatcatcatcattatcagtATCTTCATAATCGAGTCGAACAGGATCAGTGCTTCTTGAGGTGATATTACCCCCTTTAAGCTTGTATGCACCAGCGGATAGGCGAGTTGAAGATCTGAACGTACTACCATTGCTTGGCGGGGATTGTATATATGGATTGTATATGACTGGTACGGGGGTAGCTGACACTATACGATATGTAAAATAACTCTTTATTAATTTTagttaatatacatatatatatatatatcatggtcgttatataaagaaagataaatatacCTTCCTGATCGCAATCATCATTTCTTGAACTGGTTGATGAAGATCCTttataaaatttagttttcattcTACTTATTCTAGTAGATGGAGTAGTAATGGCTAATAAAATCAAAGATGAGAAATGAATGGATTTCAGTACTACAGATGATAAAGATACTAATGCATGATATCGTATTTTCAAATCGTACAGTGAGGTCGACGGAGTGTACCATTATGTAGAGGCTGATTAGTGTGGTTTTCGTTGGACAGGTCTTCATTGTTTGGAAGGGATTGATTAATGGCAGCTGCTAATGAAAAGTAAAATAGTAGTTAATCGTTAATCTAAATTATAATGAAAAGGATGATATGAATCAGGCAACATACCATTAGATAGAATCCTTGCACGAACATTACGCAAAGGAGGATCCGTAAGGATATGAGGGAGTTGTGGAGTCATCACTGACCTCTTTGTCTTTTGAGAcaatatgttttttcttatcttcCTCGCATTAGCAGCTCTAAGTCTATCAGCAGAATATGCTGGCAACATCATATATGAAAGTATTCAAGAGCACATAAATGGTAAATAATTATGAAAGaggtataaataaaaataaacattactGTTTGTAACATCAGACAAAGGGATTCTTGTAGTTGCGGTTTGGAAGTTTGTGTTAACTCGAACATGGCTGTTGAAAGTGGTGACGTTTTCAGCATCATTGGACGATTTGGTTGCTCGTGTAGCAGCCTGCTTTTTCTTCCTTGGCATTGCGAAAGCTGTGAAGGCTGATTCAATATTAATGAGTATGAACAAAATTTAGAGTTGAATGTGTAAAGTAAACCGAgatatacatatgtgtgtgtatatatatatcaactacaATATATATGCATTGAGTTTTGTAAACCGAGATATACATATGTGTGGGAAATttagaatattttattaaaaaaagtgtttaaaatGATAATCAAAACTGGATGAATGATATATGTGCTATATTTTAGCTATTAGAAACAAACATTAGCTAAATATATGGGATTTTGTTACGTAACTAATAGGTGTGCTTTTGACTTGCCTTCCTGAAcctttaaaaatgaatttttttaaatgtaaaacaGAGATTGTAGGCAGGAATATAAATTGGGCGAAATAAATCATGTGTCATAATAGGTATTATAGTGAAGGAAATTCAATGTCTAAGCGGCCATTTTCATGGAGTTCTCATTTAGGGAAAACTTGTCCATTGAAAAGTCAACACATTCCAGCCAGTCACACCAACACACTGTTATATACATGGTAATGATACAATTAAACT is drawn from Erigeron canadensis isolate Cc75 chromosome 9, C_canadensis_v1, whole genome shotgun sequence and contains these coding sequences:
- the LOC122582745 gene encoding ATP-dependent DNA helicase PIF1-like, with amino-acid sequence MPFPIDAELFDGSTNRLIQDELMYSRSVMTAEHDRLCKSLTAEQKEVYDTILNAVHAKKGGVFFLYGYGGTGKTFLWKTLSAALRSKGKIVLNVASSGIASLLLNGGRTPHSRFAIPININEDSVCHILPGSWLADLVTQTSLIIWDEAPMIHRHSFESLDRTFRDILKNNMPFGGKVIVFGGDFRQILPVVPGGSRSEIVNASLISSYIWQYSIVLKLTVIMRLQQGSNRTQQEEIKEFADWIIKVGNGRLCEPNDGEVDIPIPENLFIKSEQDPVSDIIKCVYPDYIARLYEKNYFEDRAILAPTHDTVNLINDRMLNTLPGAERVYLSSDTICQSDLNPNMSPDLYSPDFLNRIKISGLPNHKLTLREGAPVMLLRNVDQQQGLGNGTRLQVKRLCEHVIEATVISGSHVGLITYIPRMKLTSSDKKMPFQFQRR
- the LOC122583573 gene encoding uncharacterized protein LOC122583573, coding for MVKCSFQPCRNNLLNVDHSVNRGSGPYCFRISGQNSHRIGGLVPEEGCIPKFGQLYIFDTANELAHRKTALSSKHGSSTLTTKNSKLDDSLAKQIQVMLDEHNPLVKQYRMARDRFQQDNQENFTLRLIGRRNKDGRQYDLPTADEVAALIVGDIGTTFDKRDIIIQKQCGQLRRISELHPSYLALQYPLLLPYAEDGYRIDIPHREVQEDGTSITTRSRVTMRQFVAYKIQERDEGFSLLLNSGKLYQQYLVDTYTMIEAERMSYFRSHQKKFRSAPLSAVKQVVNAGTTDSSSVGKRTVLPSSFTGGQRYMVQNYLDAMALVKAFGYPDLFLTFTCSPKWPGIRRQLKRSVSLKPEDKPTTISRMFKIKLEQFIKDITKEKIFGETVAIVYTDEFQKRGLPHSHICVFLDQQYKLSTLEHIDRVISAELPDEKADPKLYKLVTEFMMHGPCGKANIDAPCTVKGICTKHFPKDYNDQTRIDDDGYPIYKRRKDGRVYYKGKIPLDNRFVVGYNSFLLKRYEAHINVEWCNHVGSIKYLFKYINKGNDRATLGISKGDVDEISLFYDCRYISSCEAVWRIFAFDIHYRKPAVMRLPYHCEGEQSVTWDEDVCLEDVPNKPSVNASIFLGWFECNKNYSEAREKSYVEMPESFVWNGELNKWTPGKGPPSVGRLHHCSPAAGPLYYLRILLNKVKGPKSYEDIKRVNGRVHETYKDACFALGLLNDDREYIEAIKEAKEYASGGYFRTLFATMIITYH
- the LOC122583574 gene encoding uncharacterized protein LOC122583574; this encodes MPRKKKQAATRATKSSNDAENVTTFNSHVRVNTNFQTATTRIPLSDVTNTYSADRLRAANARKIRKNILSQKTKRSVMTPQLPHILTDPPLRNVRARILSNAAINQSLPNNEDLSNENHTNQPLHNAITTPSTRISRMKTKFYKGSSSTSSRNDDCDQEVSATPVPVIYNPYIQSPPSNGSTFRSSTRLSAGAYKLKGGNITSRSTDPVRLDYEDTDNDDDDVIEGISIRRISRPW